From Paenibacillus polymyxa, the proteins below share one genomic window:
- a CDS encoding LacI family DNA-binding transcriptional regulator has product MANIHEIAKLAGVSSATVSRVINNHPYVSEPTRQRVQEVIDRLDYVPNLNAVSLKKGMTKLIGIISISFNDSLGSFVRGFTTYAQEHGFNMALFITNGEKERELEALEMLRRKQLDALVCMIRVNEWSVIEHYTKYGPIVTWQRVNIEAIPSVFMDQYQGYMLALEHLYARGYRSIVNVYGNMRGLNTKERIRAYHDFCKKHDLNADAFSHFYGLNSIEAGEQIAHWWGEQSNKPDAFACSTDYLAAGLLTEARRLGVSIPSNVAVVGFDNTEISHLLDLTTIHYPIDKQAENAFIMIRNALEGLHEELHPLEFKLVERATT; this is encoded by the coding sequence GTGGCAAATATTCATGAAATTGCAAAGCTGGCGGGTGTATCCTCGGCAACGGTGTCTCGTGTCATTAATAACCATCCGTACGTAAGTGAACCGACAAGGCAGCGTGTACAGGAGGTCATAGACCGACTGGATTATGTACCTAATTTGAATGCGGTTTCATTAAAAAAGGGCATGACCAAGCTCATAGGAATTATTTCAATTTCTTTTAATGATTCATTGGGTTCATTTGTGCGTGGATTTACAACCTATGCCCAGGAGCATGGTTTTAATATGGCACTATTTATTACGAATGGAGAGAAGGAGCGGGAGCTTGAAGCACTGGAAATGTTGCGGAGAAAGCAACTGGACGCCTTGGTCTGTATGATTCGCGTCAATGAGTGGAGTGTGATTGAGCACTACACCAAATATGGTCCAATTGTGACATGGCAGCGTGTAAACATTGAGGCCATCCCGTCTGTATTTATGGACCAGTATCAGGGGTACATGCTTGCGCTGGAGCATCTGTATGCCAGAGGCTATCGCAGCATTGTGAATGTATATGGGAATATGAGGGGATTGAATACGAAGGAGCGCATACGGGCTTATCATGATTTTTGCAAAAAACATGATTTGAACGCTGATGCTTTCTCGCATTTTTATGGCTTAAATTCAATAGAAGCGGGTGAACAAATTGCTCACTGGTGGGGCGAACAATCCAACAAGCCGGATGCCTTCGCTTGTTCTACCGATTATTTGGCTGCAGGGCTGTTGACCGAAGCACGTAGGCTCGGTGTTTCTATCCCGAGTAATGTTGCAGTGGTGGGCTTTGATAACACCGAAATTTCGCATTTGCTTGATTTAACCACCATTCATTACCCGATTGACAAGCAAGCGGAAAATGCATTCATTATGATTCGAAATGCCCTAGAGGGGCTTCATGAAGAATTACATCCCTTGGAATTCAAGTTAGTAGAGCGAGCGACCACCTAA
- a CDS encoding arginase family protein, producing MTKTIRLLMPQWQGGNNPNYSFGAELLAWLAPDNDQPLIHVPVQAYDGTPLANENGMYGRKQLLEQLEAAQHIIDAHKPDRIVMFGGDCLVEQAPFAYLNERYGGELGLIWIDAHSDLVRYVGYDNGHTLPLGNLLGEGDEEFAKHVKIPLKPENVFIAGLAAPTEEETKAFSETFQRLGVTTTETDTEVIQRLGIRTAGTQELTTSTESIKEWIKESGIKHLAIHLDLDVLDPKAFRSLLFANPEAPYNLSPAGTMQIPQLLHLIKELSEETDVVGLGITEHMPWDSINLKNLLGEIPILNH from the coding sequence ATGACTAAAACAATACGCCTGTTAATGCCGCAATGGCAAGGAGGAAACAATCCTAACTACTCTTTTGGAGCTGAACTGCTGGCTTGGCTAGCCCCAGACAATGATCAACCCCTTATTCATGTTCCAGTTCAAGCTTATGATGGAACTCCGCTTGCCAACGAGAACGGTATGTATGGGAGAAAACAGCTACTTGAACAATTAGAGGCTGCTCAACATATCATTGACGCTCATAAGCCAGATCGCATAGTAATGTTTGGTGGTGACTGCTTAGTCGAGCAAGCCCCATTTGCCTATTTAAACGAACGATACGGCGGAGAATTAGGATTAATTTGGATTGATGCTCACAGTGATTTAGTTAGATATGTAGGCTATGATAACGGACATACATTACCGCTTGGGAACCTTTTGGGAGAAGGAGATGAGGAGTTCGCAAAACATGTGAAAATTCCTCTTAAACCTGAAAATGTCTTTATCGCTGGATTAGCAGCTCCTACAGAAGAAGAAACAAAAGCATTTTCAGAGACATTTCAAAGGTTAGGTGTTACCACTACAGAAACAGATACTGAAGTAATTCAAAGATTAGGGATTCGAACTGCTGGGACCCAAGAGTTAACGACCAGTACCGAATCAATAAAAGAGTGGATTAAAGAAAGCGGCATCAAGCACCTGGCGATTCACCTTGATTTAGATGTACTTGATCCAAAAGCATTTCGTTCTTTATTATTCGCCAACCCTGAAGCTCCCTATAATCTTTCTCCTGCGGGAACAATGCAAATACCTCAACTACTTCATCTGATTAAAGAACTATCTGAAGAAACTGATGTAGTTGGGTTAGGTATAACCGAACATATGCCGTGGGATTCCATTAACTTGAAGAATCTGCTTGGAGAAATACCTATTTTAAATCATTAA